One stretch of Miscanthus floridulus cultivar M001 chromosome 18, ASM1932011v1, whole genome shotgun sequence DNA includes these proteins:
- the LOC136520958 gene encoding uncharacterized protein isoform X3, whose amino-acid sequence MEAGGGGAEEEQVMSEVHLGCPPHFSGLHISHFSFSSRPLGPSGDNDGVGGGGSELAAATSGSFRSDCHLLTIQHGVTSSLKSVGLQVWKAALLLGDFVLHKSFSSSNFDGVTAIETGAGTDRGTDILDNCVANVHINSGMLKFDEAKVCVRELDWKTSWPPPVGTHVPSNPSRYIWSTSEVEEAEKATVLFAADVIYSDDLTDLFFGTVKKLMSCGAKKVLYSLEKRYNFSLDELDVVANGYAHFRSFFTAQDGHGDPIDGYGPGFVGKQIDPAEIPQYIREYERGKDLELWKIMYSPDQKQQ is encoded by the exons ATGGAAGCCGGCGGCGGTGGAGCCGAGGAGGAGCAGGTGATGAGCGAGGTGCACCTGGGCTGCCCGCCTCACTTCTCCGGCCTCCATATCTCCCACTTCAGCTTCTCCTCACGGCCCCTAG GGCCATCTGGGGACAACGATGGTGTTGGTGGCGGCGGGAGCGAGTTAGCCGCAGCAACGAGCGGTTCTT TTAGAAGTGACTGCCATCTGCTCACTATTCAGCATGGTGTTACCAGCTCGCTTAAGAGTGTTGGGCTTCAG GTTTGGAAAGCGGCCTTGCTATTAGGTGACTTTGTTTTGCACAAAAGCTTTTCATCGTCCAACTTTGATGGTGTTACTGCCATTGAGACGGGTGCTGGAACAG ATAGAGGCACTGATATCCTAGATAATTGTGTGGCTAATGTCCATATCAACTCTGGTATGCTAAAGTTTGATGAAGCTAAAGTCTGTGTACGGGAACTGGACTGGAAAACGTCATGGCCTCCACCTGTGGGTACACATGTTCCTTCTAATCCAAG TCGGTATATATGGTCTACAAGTGAAGTTGAGGAGGCTGAGAAAGCAACAGTCCTGTTTGCTGCAGATGTTATTTACAGTGATGATCTCACAGATTTGTTCTTCGGCACGGTGAAGAAATTGATGTCATGTGGTGCCAAGAAG GTGCTATACTCCCTGGAGAAGAGATACAACTTCAGTCTAGATGAACTAGACGTTGTGGCCAATGGTTACGCGCACTTCCGAAGTTTCTTCACAGCTCAAGATG GGCATGGTGATCCGATCGATGGATATGGACCAGGTTTTGTTGGAAAGCAGATAGACCCTGCAGAGATTCCTCAGTACATCAGAGAATATGAGAGGGGCAAGGATTTAGAGTTGTGGAAAATCATGTACAGTCCAGACCAGAAACAGCAGTAA
- the LOC136520958 gene encoding uncharacterized protein isoform X2, protein MEAGGGGAEEEQVMSEVHLGCPPHFSGLHISHFSFSSRPLGPSGDNDGVGGGGSELAAATSGSFRSDCHLLTIQHGVTSSLKSVGLQVWKAALLLGDFVLHKSFSSSNFDGVTAIETGAGTVGLALARVARRIFVTDRGTDILDNCVANVHINSGMLKFDEAKVCVRELDWKTSWPPPVGTHVPSNPSRYIWSTSEVEEAEKATVLFAADVIYSDDLTDLFFGTVKKLMSCGAKKVLYSLEKRYNFSLDELDVVANGYAHFRSFFTAQDGHGDPIDGYGPGFVGKQIDPAEIPQYIREYERGKDLELWKIMYSPDQKQQ, encoded by the exons ATGGAAGCCGGCGGCGGTGGAGCCGAGGAGGAGCAGGTGATGAGCGAGGTGCACCTGGGCTGCCCGCCTCACTTCTCCGGCCTCCATATCTCCCACTTCAGCTTCTCCTCACGGCCCCTAG GGCCATCTGGGGACAACGATGGTGTTGGTGGCGGCGGGAGCGAGTTAGCCGCAGCAACGAGCGGTTCTT TTAGAAGTGACTGCCATCTGCTCACTATTCAGCATGGTGTTACCAGCTCGCTTAAGAGTGTTGGGCTTCAG GTTTGGAAAGCGGCCTTGCTATTAGGTGACTTTGTTTTGCACAAAAGCTTTTCATCGTCCAACTTTGATGGTGTTACTGCCATTGAGACGGGTGCTGGAACAG TAGGTTTAGCACTAGCTCGAGTTGCTAGAAGGATTTTTGTTACAG ATAGAGGCACTGATATCCTAGATAATTGTGTGGCTAATGTCCATATCAACTCTGGTATGCTAAAGTTTGATGAAGCTAAAGTCTGTGTACGGGAACTGGACTGGAAAACGTCATGGCCTCCACCTGTGGGTACACATGTTCCTTCTAATCCAAG TCGGTATATATGGTCTACAAGTGAAGTTGAGGAGGCTGAGAAAGCAACAGTCCTGTTTGCTGCAGATGTTATTTACAGTGATGATCTCACAGATTTGTTCTTCGGCACGGTGAAGAAATTGATGTCATGTGGTGCCAAGAAG GTGCTATACTCCCTGGAGAAGAGATACAACTTCAGTCTAGATGAACTAGACGTTGTGGCCAATGGTTACGCGCACTTCCGAAGTTTCTTCACAGCTCAAGATG GGCATGGTGATCCGATCGATGGATATGGACCAGGTTTTGTTGGAAAGCAGATAGACCCTGCAGAGATTCCTCAGTACATCAGAGAATATGAGAGGGGCAAGGATTTAGAGTTGTGGAAAATCATGTACAGTCCAGACCAGAAACAGCAGTAA
- the LOC136520958 gene encoding uncharacterized protein isoform X1 gives MEAGGGGAEEEQVMSEVHLGCPPHFSGLHISHFSFSSRPLGPSGDNDGVGGGGSELAAATSGSFRSDCHLLTIQHGVTSSLKSVGLQVWKAALLLGDFVLHKSFSSSNFDGVTAIETGAGTGLVGLALARVARRIFVTDRGTDILDNCVANVHINSGMLKFDEAKVCVRELDWKTSWPPPVGTHVPSNPSRYIWSTSEVEEAEKATVLFAADVIYSDDLTDLFFGTVKKLMSCGAKKVLYSLEKRYNFSLDELDVVANGYAHFRSFFTAQDGHGDPIDGYGPGFVGKQIDPAEIPQYIREYERGKDLELWKIMYSPDQKQQ, from the exons ATGGAAGCCGGCGGCGGTGGAGCCGAGGAGGAGCAGGTGATGAGCGAGGTGCACCTGGGCTGCCCGCCTCACTTCTCCGGCCTCCATATCTCCCACTTCAGCTTCTCCTCACGGCCCCTAG GGCCATCTGGGGACAACGATGGTGTTGGTGGCGGCGGGAGCGAGTTAGCCGCAGCAACGAGCGGTTCTT TTAGAAGTGACTGCCATCTGCTCACTATTCAGCATGGTGTTACCAGCTCGCTTAAGAGTGTTGGGCTTCAG GTTTGGAAAGCGGCCTTGCTATTAGGTGACTTTGTTTTGCACAAAAGCTTTTCATCGTCCAACTTTGATGGTGTTACTGCCATTGAGACGGGTGCTGGAACAG GTTTAGTAGGTTTAGCACTAGCTCGAGTTGCTAGAAGGATTTTTGTTACAG ATAGAGGCACTGATATCCTAGATAATTGTGTGGCTAATGTCCATATCAACTCTGGTATGCTAAAGTTTGATGAAGCTAAAGTCTGTGTACGGGAACTGGACTGGAAAACGTCATGGCCTCCACCTGTGGGTACACATGTTCCTTCTAATCCAAG TCGGTATATATGGTCTACAAGTGAAGTTGAGGAGGCTGAGAAAGCAACAGTCCTGTTTGCTGCAGATGTTATTTACAGTGATGATCTCACAGATTTGTTCTTCGGCACGGTGAAGAAATTGATGTCATGTGGTGCCAAGAAG GTGCTATACTCCCTGGAGAAGAGATACAACTTCAGTCTAGATGAACTAGACGTTGTGGCCAATGGTTACGCGCACTTCCGAAGTTTCTTCACAGCTCAAGATG GGCATGGTGATCCGATCGATGGATATGGACCAGGTTTTGTTGGAAAGCAGATAGACCCTGCAGAGATTCCTCAGTACATCAGAGAATATGAGAGGGGCAAGGATTTAGAGTTGTGGAAAATCATGTACAGTCCAGACCAGAAACAGCAGTAA
- the LOC136522173 gene encoding uncharacterized protein — MDEETIDAAARAISFLGEAALRASAADLVTRARSVALAAEGANADHIPAAAIALNQVESGGTMLAVSGLRGAATSLEEVESEGRTRAVSGLLGAATALQAVLGVGLDNLRDAAADLARQCGEHREAAAAIEKVRRAVEEQSHRNRSAPWWLFWRSRGHRIGDVEQAHLATGSTPTALQGAARTAIDFVRNEAARPDHLVKLADEIVVSSDNLAVPHQSLVAARDALQQADSPSSVKAAVNGLEAAAMGVKGAANSRQITLRNPVVQLVAACQEYLKAYNAMAAVQHAATERARQRESAVVPGQNAPPPPPTAPGPGQGDKRRSGWLGYALCGSLTLAPYLAATNGNPAKNLVLVGDDRWYINLALSLWWTTVASGAVCSSYARSWIEVCYAQLAARVGMYGINIFAIHFFYWMLGIEDSDCRCCCLWFATALHVLFLVLACWRRDP, encoded by the exons ATGGACGAGGAGACCATCGATGCAGCTGCTCGCGCCATCTCCTTTTTGGGCGAGGCGGCTctccgcgccagcgccgccgacCTGGTGACGCGCGCCCGCAGCGTCGCGCTCGCGGCCGAAGGCGCgaacgccgaccacatcccggCTGCCGCGATTGCGCTGAACCAGGTGGAGAGCGGGGGGACGATGCTAGCCGTATCCGGCCTCCGTGGAGCCGCGACCTCGCTGGAGGAGGTGGAGAGCGAGGGGAGGACGCGGGCCGTCTCCGGCCTCCTCGGAGCGGCGACCGCGCTGCAGGCGGTGCTCGGCGTCGGCCTCGACAACCTCCGAGACGCCGCGGCAGATTTGGCGCGTCAGTGCGGCGAACACCGGGAGGCCGCAGCGGCGATAGAGAAGGTGCGCCGCGCCGTGGAGGAGCAGAGCCACCGGAATCGGTCTGCGCCGTGGTGGTTATTCTGGAGGAGTCGGGGACACCGCATTGGGGACGTTGAGCAGGCTCATCTTGCCACCGGGTCCACGCCCACCGCTCTGCAG GGCGCCGCGAGGACGGCCATCGACTTCGTGCGCAATGAGGCGGCGAGGCCCGACCATTTGGTAAAGCTAGCCGACGAGATCGTTGTGTCGTCGGATAACCTCGCCGTGCCCCATCAGAGCCTGGTAGCGGCCAGGGACGCGTTGCAGCAAGCGGACAGCCCAAGCAGCGTGAAGGCAGCCGTGAATGGCCTCGAGGCCGCGGCCATGGGTGTGAAAGGAGCAGCCAACTCTCGGCAGATTACCCTCCGTAACCCAGTGGTGCAGTTGGTGGCCGCGTGCCAGGAGTACCTCAAAGCTTATAATGCCATGGCCGCAGTGCAGCACGCTGCTACGGAGCGGGCGCGCCAGAGAGAGAGTGCAGTTGTCCCCGGCCagaacgcgccgccgccgccaccaacaGCGCCTGGTCCTGGTCAG GGAGACAAGAGGAGGTCCGGTTGGCTGGGGTACGCCTTGTGCGGCTCGCTCACTCTAGCCCCGTACCTGGCAGCCACCAATGGAAATCCAGCTAAGAATCTCGTACTCGTAGGCGATGACAGATGGTACATAAATTTAGCTCTCTCTTTATGGTGGACCACTGTGGCGTCTGGTGCCGTTTGCAGCTCGTATGCGCGATCTTGGATAGAGGTCTGCTATGCACAGCTAGCAGCCCGGGTTGGGATGTACG GTATTAACATCTTCGCCATACACTTCTTCTACTGGATGTTGGGCATTGAGGATAGCGATTGCCGTTGCTGTTGTCTGTGGTTTGCCACCGCTTTGCACGTTCTGTTCCTTGTGCTG GCCTGTTGGCGGCGGGACCCTTGA
- the LOC136519957 gene encoding xyloglucan O-acetyltransferase 1-like, with the protein MGAYQYRPLDPHSHKPSSSSSKNPGCFLSKPACAWLACGFLSLALLHLLCCSPAGNQRAAFVSPLLNYINNTYSFVSSVPEGVKKSCNYSEGQWVRAPGHARRYNATQCDVKESHDCIRNGRPDTGYLDWRWQPAGPPSCVLPAFDAGAFLSATRGKHVAFIGDSMARNQAQSLVCLLSAAFPSRLLHRDEGHQQKHNFWRYAFPAHDVRVSFYWNPFLVRATGKAEDESVPYNHVHLDQPGDRWGADADTIDVAVLAAGHWLLNGAIYYNGSEVTGAHNAPAEMNYTGIGYTWPLKMVYRTAVERLSSAGGGRPRTLVLATFSPAHFDGRPTDSPTACTKMEPYKEGEKEVDWVCKEVRDIVYGEAEAARARSGAATRIEVLDVTKLATMRPDGHPGVYMNRDPFKHGVPDKIYSDCLHFCLPGPVDTFNEILLQILRNRR; encoded by the coding sequence ATGGGAGCGTACCAGTACCGGCCTCTGGATCCCCACAGCCAtaagccgtcgtcgtcgtcgagcaAAAACCCTGGCTGTTTCCTGTCCAAACCCGCCTGCGCTTGGCTCGCCTGCGGCTTCCTCTCGttggctctcctccacctcctctgcTGCAGCCCCGCCGGCAATCAACGAGCGGCGTTCGTCTCTCCTCTGCTCAACTACATCAACAACACCTACTCCTTCGTCTCATCTGTGCCTGAAGGAGTAAAGAAGAGCTGCAACTACTCGGAGGGGCAGTGGGTGCGGGCGCCGGGGCACGCGCGCCGGTACAACGCCACCCAGTGCGACGTGAAGGAGAGTCACGACTGCATCCGCAACGGGCGGCCCGACACGGGGTACCTCGACTGGCGGTGGCAGCCGGCGGGGCCACCGTCGTGCGTGCTGCCGGCGTTCGACGCCGGGGCGTTCCTCTCGGCGACGCGCGGCAAGCACGTGGCCTTCATCGGGGACTCCATGGCGCGGAACCAGGCGCAGTCCCTGGTCTGCCTCCTGAGCGCCGCGTTCCCGAGCCGGCTCCTGCACCGCGACGAGGGCCACCAGCAGAAGCATAACTTCTGGCGGTACGCGTTCCCGGCGCACGACGTGAGGGTGTCCTTCTACTGGAACCCGTTCCTCGTCAGGGCCACGGGCAAGGCCGAGGACGAGAGCGTCCCCTACAACCACGTGCACCTCGACCAGCCCGGCGACCGGTGGGGCGCCGACGCCGACACGATCGACGTCGCCGTGCTCGCCGCCGGCCACTGGCTGCTGAACGGCGCCATCTACTACAACGGCAGCGAGGTGACAGGCGCGCACAACGCCCCCGCGGAGATGAATTACACCGGCATTGGCTACACGTGGCCGCTTAAGATGGTGTACCGGACGGCCGTGGAGCGGCTGAGCTCCGCTGGCGGCGGCCGTCCCCGGACCTTGGTGCTAGCCACGTTCTCGCCGGCGCACTTCGACGGCAGGCCGACCGACAGCCCCACGGCGTGCACGAAGATGGAGCCATACAAGGAAGGGGAGAAGGAGGTGGATTGGGTCTGCAAGGAGGTCAGGGACATCGTGTACGGTGAAGCGGAGGCCGCCAGGGCGAGGAGCGGCGCGGCGACAAGGATCGAGGTGCTGGACGTGACGAAGCTGGCGACGATGCGGCCAGACGGGCACCCCGGCGTGTACATGAACCGCGACCCGTTCAAGCACGGCGTGCCGGATAAAATTTACTCCGACTGCCTCCATTTCTGCCTGCCCGGGCCTGTCGACACCTTCAACGAGATATTACTGCAGATCCTGAGGAACAGGCGGTGA